A genomic stretch from Malus domestica chromosome 15, GDT2T_hap1 includes:
- the LOC139192467 gene encoding uncharacterized protein isoform X1, with product MHRKEEELTFVFCTNLSSACFSRVSSASTLNLHKFRERGEGEIEIHIDKDSSSTSTDSYRSFLKQPFTRHKRQVRLLYQEEEFWNLVLRGQSVAFESEPKLSSDSIEYEKDFPG from the exons ATGCATAGAAAAGAGGAAGAACTCACTTTCGTCTTCTGCACAAACCTCTCATCCGCGTGTTTTTCCAGAGTTTCTTCTGCATCCACACTCAATTTACACAAATTCAG AGAACGAGGGGAGGGAGAAATAGAGATACATATTGACAAAGACTCTTCCTCTACATCGACTGATTCTTATCGCAG CTTCTTGAAACAGCCTTTCACTCGCCATAAACGACAAGTGCGGCTTCTTTACCA GGAAGAGGAATTTTGGAATTTAGTTTTGCGCGGGCAAAGTGTGGCCTTTGAGAGTGAGCCCAAACTATCTAGCGATTCGATAGAATATGAGAAAGATTTTCCAGGGTGA
- the LOC139192467 gene encoding uncharacterized protein isoform X2, with amino-acid sequence MHRKEEELTFVFCTNLSSACFSRVSSASTLNLHKFRERGEGEIEIHIDKDSSSTSTDSYRSFLKQPFTRHKRQGRGILEFSFARAKCGL; translated from the exons ATGCATAGAAAAGAGGAAGAACTCACTTTCGTCTTCTGCACAAACCTCTCATCCGCGTGTTTTTCCAGAGTTTCTTCTGCATCCACACTCAATTTACACAAATTCAG AGAACGAGGGGAGGGAGAAATAGAGATACATATTGACAAAGACTCTTCCTCTACATCGACTGATTCTTATCGCAG CTTCTTGAAACAGCCTTTCACTCGCCATAAACGACAA GGAAGAGGAATTTTGGAATTTAGTTTTGCGCGGGCAAAGTGTGGCCTTTGA